One Oncorhynchus masou masou isolate Uvic2021 chromosome 18, UVic_Omas_1.1, whole genome shotgun sequence DNA window includes the following coding sequences:
- the LOC135504304 gene encoding twist-related protein 2-like: MREDPSSCGEYPEGGVVSSEEEPDCAPNKCPVVVVTPGAGGRKRVTRKDNISSPTEDNKSTTGGPPSLIPSGPKRPKKSPQPSLSPLPIPGQLLEDPQHQRVVANVRERQRTQSLNDAFASLRKIIPTLPSDKLSKIQILKLASRYIDFLYQVLQSDEMDAKLASCNYLAHERLSYAFSVWRMEGAWSMSATH; the protein is encoded by the coding sequence ATGAGAGAGGATCCGTCAAGCTGTGGTGAATACCCCGAGGGAGGGGTGGTGTCCAGCGAGGAGGAGCCAGACTGTGCTCCAAACAAATGCCCTGTGGTGGTGGTAACACCAGGGGCTGGCGGGCGCAAAAGGGTCACCAGGAAAGACAACATTTCATCGCCAACAGAGGACAACAAGTCAACAACAGGAGGGCCCCCCAGTCTGATCCCGTCAGGACCCAAGAGGCCTAAGAAGAGTCCCCAGccatccctgtctcctctccccatcccaggCCAGCTCCTTGAGGACCCTCAGCACCAGCGGGTGGTCGCCAATGTACGGGAGCGCCAACGGACGCAGTCCCTGAATGATGCCTTTGCCTCGCTTCGTAAGATCATCCCCACGCTGCCATCAGACAAGCTGAGCAAGATTCAGATCCTGAAGCTGGCCTCACGCTACATTGACTTCCTCTACCAAGTCCTGCAGAGTGATGAGATGGACGCCAAGCTGGCCAGCTGTAACTACCTAGCCCACGAGAGACTCAGCTATGCATTCTCAGtgtggaggatggagggggccTGGTCCATGTCCGCTACCCACTAG
- the LOC135504305 gene encoding E3 ubiquitin/ISG15 ligase TRIM25-like, giving the protein MPLSKPEKLLEHELSCPICLELYTNPVYLPCGHNYCLACINATDASSGEKSLPRCPECREEYSGTETLHKNFKLCGIIEGYRAIARVENLGREPLEVRCDHCLDTETLAIKTCLKCEMSLCARHLQRHTERESFRSHDLVEPQTKLGLRSCAIHGRLLEYFCVSDMTFLCASCFIKGSHQNHDVLTIEVAEEEMRRVLESRSKEVANRLQLTETLLQRAAEDQGTSDAVGDKLMSTAMALMDNMACLVSRYRDRMSLLLEEERGHQRKIWQSGLGLLEEQQKELMEANQSSAEVLSVTDKHLFIHRFLLIESQLTEVVTGTVARVLSKEPLNTKRLQASLRMNDFRAEMGQLLQALNVQLNPLELTFNITTAHPSLLLSNDLQTVKYIGIKQASTDNPERFSTVPQVLCSQSFTGGEHIWVVEVGDQSMWSVGLCYKSVPRRGDHSRLGHNPVSWRLQWKNKKLTACHASSNMTLVEKTNQPLRVEVALDYEGGTLIFHSTKGCREHLHTFRAVFREPVYPAFSIHSTTAQSWITLQSGV; this is encoded by the coding sequence ATGCCTCTGTCTAAACCAGAGAAGCTGTTAGAACATGAGCTCAGCTGCCCTATCTGCCTAGAGCTCTACACAAATCCGGTTTATCTGCCCTGTGGCCATAACTACTGTCTTGCCTGCATTAACGCTACAGACGCCAGCAGTGGCGAGAAGAGCCTGCCTCGCTGCCCTGAGTGCAGAGAAGAGTACAGTGGTACAGAGACACTGCACAAGAACTTCAAACTCTGCGGCATCATAGAAGGCTACAGGGCCATTGCGCGAGTGGAGAACCTTGGGAGAGAGCCGCTGGAGGTACGCTGTGACCACTGCCTGGACACAGAGACGTTGGCCATCAAGACCTGTCTAAAGTGTGAGATGTCCCTGTGTGCCAGGCACCTGCAGCGCCACACTGAGAGGGAATCCTTCAGGAGCCATGACCTGGTGGAGCCCCAGACTAAGCTGGGCCTGAGGAGCTGTGCTATCCATGGACGCCTGCTGGAGTACTTCTGTGTCAGCGACATGACCTTCCTCTGCGCCTCCTGCTTCATCAAGGGCAGCCACCAGAATCACGATGTCCTGACTATCGAGGTGGCTGAGGAGGAGATGAGGCGGGTCCTAGAAAGCCGGAGCAAGGAGGTGGCCAACAGGCTGCAGCTGACCGAGACCCTGCTGCAGAGGGCTGCTGAGGACCAGGGCACCTCGGATGCTGTGGGGGACAAGCTGATGTCTACTGCTATGGCCCTGATGGACAACATGGCTTGTCTGGTGAGCAGGTACAGGGACAGGATGAGCCtgctgctggaggaggagagaggccatCAAAGGAAGATCTGGCAGAGTGGCCTGGGGCTCCTAGAGGAACAGCAGAAGGAGCTGATGGAGGCCAACCAGAGCTCTGCCGAGGTCCTCTCAGTGACTGATAAGCATCTGTTCATCCACAGGTTCCTGCTGATCGAATCCCAGCTCACGGAAGTGGTGACAGGCACTGTGGCCAGAGTGCTCTCCAAAGAACCTCTCAACACCAAGCGGCTTCAAGCCAGCCTGAGGATGAATGACTTCAGGGCAGAGATGGGGCAACTCCTCCAGGCCCTCAATGTCCAGCTCAACCCTCTGGAGTTGACCTTCAACATCACCACAGCGCACCCCAGCCTGCTGCTCTCCAACGACCTGCAGACAGTCAAGTACATTGGCATCAAGCAGGCCTCCACTGATAACCCAGAGAGGTTCAGTACCGTGCCCCAGGTCCTCTGCTCCCAGAGCTTTACAGGTGGGGAGCACAtctgggtggtggaggtgggCGACCAGAGCATGTGGTCAGTGGGCTTGTGCTACAAGAGCGTGCCCAGGAGGGGTGACCACAGCCGGCTGGGCCACAACCCAGTCTCCTGGCGTCTGCAGTGGAAGAACAAGAAGCTGACGGCGTGCCATGCCTCCTCAAACATGACGCTGGTTGAAAAGACCAATCAGCCGCTGAgggtggaggtggcactggactATGAGGGGGGCACACTGATCTTTCACAGCACCAAGGGCTGTCGGGAGCACCTGCACACGTTTAGGGCTGTGTTCAGAGAACCTGTGTACCCTGCGTTCAGCATCCACTCCACCACAGCACAGTCCTGGATCACCCTCCAGAGTGGAGTGTGA